The sequence AGGAAGCGTAGCGAGGGATGCGACTCGCGGCCAGCCACCGCTCGCTGGTAGAGCAGATCGAATCCAGGGATACGGTTGCGCTCCGTGATGCCGCCCTGTTCAGTTCCGATGCCtgccagcttgagcagtCGATTCCAGCCCCAGAACTGCGCTGGATGGTACGGAAAGTCGGGCTTGACGCACGAGGTCGAGGCAAATGTGAAGTGGTTCGGGTCTTCGAGCGGGTTGGTCTCTTCAGCAGGCTCGCCGATGTCTGTCTTTGCGAGATCAACGTTTCTCGAGCCAAGACTCTTTGACTGCATGTACGAGCTCAGACGTGGATCGGGCCAGGTGGTGAAGAGATTGCGGCGACTGATCTCGTCGTTGGCAACAAACTTTTCAATGATGCGCACCTCATCCGAGTGATCCACGTGTTCGGGCTCGAACTGCGAGAGTCCCCACTCGTATGTGGTCGAAGGCcaaagctcgtcgatgagTGCCGTCGCAGTCCAGTCATTTTCTGCACGCAAGGTGATAAGCGGACCGTTGAGCCAGAGGCTCTCATGGTTGGCGAGATACTGCTTGGTGTGAGCTCGCGATGTCTTGCGCACCACGTCGTCGTGCTGCGAGGGGTTGTGCGCGCGTCGATACTTGACGAGCAGTTCGATGGGTGGCGCGGTGCTTGGAGCCTGATACGTTGCCGAGTTGAGCGACGTGTCAACAGCGAGGCTATCAAATGTATCAACGAGCGGAGGCGCAACGACGATCGACGCATTGGATGCGCCTGGGAGCTCGGGAGGCGGATAGCGAACATGGATTTTAGCATATGTGGGGCCAAGAGCGCCAGTGCGAGCGAAGGCGAGGTTGTAGTCCCAGTGAGAGGGAAACAGGTAGGGGGAGAGGAAACTATCGAGAAAGAGCGCAAAGGCGAGCGTGTGGGCTAGGACGACGTAAAAGTTGAAGCGGGAggagcgagtcgaggtACCGAACACGAGCGCTTTGAGCACCTCAAACGAGTTGGTACGACGCAGCTTGGCACGTGCAGACGATTCAATGTGCCAAGCCGATAAAGATTGCGACGGTGGGACCACTTTTACGCCTTTGGCTACGTCGGCATAGGATACGGAGCAAGTTGCGGGCTTGGTGGGTGTGGTTCCGTTCGGACCGGCAGGCTTGTTCTCGATTGGCTTGGCAGTAGGTTTGCACTGGATCTTGGAGCCGGTCACCTCGACCTTGTCTGCCAGCTGCTGAAGGCTGCGGGCTGCATCCTTGGCAAGATGGTCGGAAATGGCGCTTCGAATGGCGTAGTCACGATAGATGGATGTTAGCACATATACGGCGTACAACACCGGGATGAAGGGATATGCCAGCGACGTGGGGATCCATCGCAAAAAGACATAGACGCTCAACCTAAAGAGCAGGGATGAGACTGCCTGCACGATGCTCACGAGACCGCCGGACGGTTTGAGAAACTttggcggcagcaacgAAGCATGGACGTGTTCGTGGGGATGCTGAGCGTCTGGCATCACGCCGGGCTCTCGTTTGCTCGGCATGGTGCAACTAGCCTTGGCGAGAACGACCGCGATGGCGCTGGGAAGCAAGGTCAGATGTTCGGCACGATGGTGGTTACAAGTGGGACGgacagacacgagagaacaaacacgaaagacTCTTGCACACGCATCGTGGATCCGTGTGGAGGAAAAGCACACGCACCGACTCAAGGCTCACGACTGCTTCATCCACTCACGACGGCGCTCGGAACTTGGCTGTGCCGAGCGCAAACGCACCATTCCGTTTCGTCGTTCTTCTTGCACCAggaaatcatgaatcgccAGTCGTAAATTATTAatgaaatcgtgaatgtcaaaGCAATTCACGACTTGCGCCGGCACGCggaagaatcgtgaatggcgcGAATTTGAATCAATCACGTATACAACcgtaactcgtgacttgtgacgGAAGCGAAGCAcaaaattcgtgaatcgtgaagatGCACCCAAACGAGACCCTGTGAAACCAAAGCTGGCGCAGCTCAATCAAATGCAGTTTCTTAGTCATCTTGCAAGGCCAAAGTAAGCGTCATCAGATTCACAGTGAATCACCAGAATCACAGATTGGAATGTAATCGTGGTTGCACTTGTCGTGTCGCGGTGCTTGGCAGCCGAGTGGGCGTGCTGCAAGTGCCACCGTCACAATCGAAGCGTCTTGGGATTCGTAACTGCAGACGTGGGTGTGGGAGGTatgttgccgttgccgttgccgttgccgttcCCATTGCCGTTGCAGTGCGAGTACTGCCCGATCCCGATACGGTTCCCGATTGTCTTTGTCCGGAGCGGCTATCAAATCGCATATaaaccaaaaaaaaaaaaaaaaagagaaaaaaaGCAAGAGTCATATTCAAATTAATATTTCGAGTCAGCTCGAGTCAACAACGCTCCGTCATGCGTGGCAGGTTCACGATAAGTTAGGAACATAAGAAGATCGAGAAGCAACACGCACAAGGCTTACTCGTAACTCTGGAGCTTGTGTCGgctgctcttccagcatcttggccacCACACCTTATCGACGCTTGTTGCACGCAGAGGCAGCTCTGCGCGTCTTTCACTTTTTGCTCCAGAATGCTCTACCTGCTCGATTACGGAGCCGGCAATGTGCGCAGTCTCGCCAACTCGATCAgccagctcggcttcgagTTCAAATGGGTGGAGTCGCCTCAGGATCTCGCCAAGGCGGACAAGCTTCTGTTCCCCGGTGTGGGCGCTTTTGGACCTGCAATGGAGTCGATTCGCGAAAAAGGATATGCGGAGCCGTTGAAAGCATACATTGCTTCCGGAAAGCCGTACATGGGCATTTGCATCGGCCTGCAGACACTGTTTGAGGGGTCGGACGAAGCACCGGGCGTTGCtggtctcggcatcgtccCTGGAatcgtctcgagcttctcggcGTATGAAGAGGagcgcaagctcaacaaATCGGTCCCGCAGATGGGCTGGAATTCCGCACAAGTCGTCAAGACGCGCAATGACAATGGTGATCaggatgcgctcaagtATGGCTTCCCGGATCGTGCATCGGGCGAAACAAGTCACTACTACTTTGTACACTCGTATCGCGCAGCATACCAGCCGGACAAACATGCAGACTGGGTGTTGACGACAACGCAGTATGGATCCGAGGTGTTTCTGTCGTCGATCCAGAAGGGGAATGTGTTTGCCACCCAGTTCCACCCGGAAAAGAGCGGCCGTGCTGGCCTCGAAGTGCTTCGCGCTTGGCTCAGCCAGCCCGGCACTATGGAAATCAGCAAAGAacggctgctgcttgacgcGCAACAAGTGGCTGTTCCCGCACCCCAAGATGGCCTCACAAAACGCATCGTTGCATGCCTCGATGTgcgcagcaacgacgatggcgatcTTGTCGTTACCAAAGGCGAATCATACGACGTACGCGAAACGCTCGAGCACACGCCAACCGACGAGTCAGAAGCTGGTTCGTCCACAGCCACCAGGCGCAAGGTGCGCAACCTCGGCAAACCTGTCGACCTCGCACTGCGATACTACCTGGAAGGTGCAGATGAAATCACGTTTCTCAACATCACCTCGTTCCGTTCGTGCGCATTGCAGGATCAACCGATGCTCAGCCTgctcgaagctgcagctgccaagatcTTTGTTCCACTCACCATCGGCGGAGGCATCAAGGACAGTGTCGATCCGGATGGAACGCCGAGACCGGCCAAAGAGGTGGCTGATGCCTACTTccgtgctggtgctgaCAAAGTCTCGATTGGTTCCGAAGCGGTGTACGCTGTACAAGAGCTGTACGCACGTGCGGCGCAGAACGGATACGAGAACGAGAGCAATCCGCTCCGATTTAGCGAGGCGTGTTTGACAGGAAACACGGGCATCGAGACCATCAGTAAGGCGTACGGTGCGCAAGCAGTGGTGGTGTCGATCGACCCACGTCGTGTCTACGTCACTGAAGGAGAGCACGTGGATCCAAAACACGTTGCATGTCTCGTACAGGGGGTCGCTGGTTCCGAAGATCATGGCAAACGATGGTGGTATCGATGCACCGTTAAGGGTGGACGAGAAGATCGTGATCTTGACGTCATCCAACTGGCACGTGGTGTACAGCGTCTAGGTGCCGGCGAAATCctgctcaactcgatcgaccGCGATGGATCCAACAAGGGCTTCGatcgccagctcgtcgagctcgtaCGTGGCAGTGTCAGCATCCCGGTGATCGCGTCGTCTGGCGCCGGCACCGCCCAGCACTTTGTCGACATCTTTACCGCTCAAGCCGACAACCAAAGTACCGTAGAAGCTGCCTTGGCCGCCGGCATCTTCCACCGCAAACAatgctcgatcgacgacgtcAAGTCATCGCTGTTGCAAAACGGTTTCAAGGTGAGAAGAGAACACGTAGCCGCCGGAGCTGGCGCCATCTCGAAACAGTAAAACGCCCAGAGACAAGTTCATTGTGTGAATCCACGGTCCAGTAATACAAATCATCGAGAGCACTCCGCGTCGtgcaaagtcgagcgcgtCGTGTCGAACGTGAATGATGAACATGATGCGGTCacgagagcgagcgagataGTGCACGCCAGGAATCGAGCCGAGTTTCTGCGCTTAGCTTGTGCACTGTGCCGACTTGTACGCCAACGTCGGCAGCCCACTCTTATGACAAACCGAGCATACCCACTTTTTCATCCATCAACGCCTCGTTCTCCTCCTGCTGTTCCAACTGCATCCTTGTTTCCATGCTCTGCGGGTTgttggccgagatggacagACCCAGTGCGCCCGAGCCGTAGCCCGGCCCGCTTCCGGAAGCAGCGGGAGAAAACGAGCCCATAGCTACGATggcgctcgtcatcgcaATCGTTGCCGCGCCCGCTCCTGTGGACGCTGAATTGACCGGTGTACACGGTCGA is a genomic window of Mycosarcoma maydis chromosome 10, whole genome shotgun sequence containing:
- a CDS encoding putative glutamine amidotransferase/cyclase, encoding MLYLLDYGAGNVRSLANSISQLGFEFKWVESPQDLAKADKLLFPGVGAFGPAMESIREKGYAEPLKAYIASGKPYMGICIGLQTLFEGSDEAPGVAGLGIVPGIVSSFSAYEEERKLNKSVPQMGWNSAQVVKTRNDNGDQDALKYGFPDRASGETSHYYFVHSYRAAYQPDKHADWVLTTTQYGSEVFLSSIQKGNVFATQFHPEKSGRAGLEVLRAWLSQPGTMEISKERLLLDAQQVAVPAPQDGLTKRIVACLDVRSNDDGDLVVTKGESYDVRETLEHTPTDESEAGSSTATRRKVRNLGKPVDLALRYYLEGADEITFLNITSFRSCALQDQPMLSLLEAAAAKIFVPLTIGGGIKDSVDPDGTPRPAKEVADAYFRAGADKVSIGSEAVYAVQELYARAAQNGYENESNPLRFSEACLTGNTGIETISKAYGAQAVVVSIDPRRVYVTEGEHVDPKHVACLVQGVAGSEDHGKRWWYRCTVKGGREDRDLDVIQLARGVQRLGAGEILLNSIDRDGSNKGFDRQLVELVRGSVSIPVIASSGAGTAQHFVDIFTAQADNQSTVEAALAAGIFHRKQCSIDDVKSSLLQNGFKVRREHVAAGAGAISKQ